A window from Mesorhizobium sp. WSM2240 encodes these proteins:
- the gcvT gene encoding glycine cleavage system aminomethyltransferase GcvT yields MTDGSTRTLPLEDLHRSAGARFGAFAGWSMPLTYPAGVMKEHLHTREQAGLFDISHMKLFEVSGPDAAALLSKACPLHANGLDVSQSKLTFFLNDQAGILDDLIVTRLGADRFMVVANAGNAAADEAHLRNLAKDFDCKVDPLERVFLAIQGPEAWAVLSRAGIETGSLTFMHGVEPRENWFMSRSGYTGEDGFEIGMPEADARVLVEKLLADDRVMWIGLAARDSLRLEAGLCLHGQDITPETDPASAALMWAIPKDLRATGAFVGAEALREIVARGPAEKRVGLKPEGRQPVRAGAQLFDDAGNPAGRVTSGGFGPSVGHPVAMGYVSAGLAKPGTKLFADVRGAKIAVDTHPLPFTQHRYRKG; encoded by the coding sequence ATGACCGACGGTTCGACAAGAACACTTCCCCTCGAAGACCTGCACAGGTCGGCAGGCGCGCGCTTCGGAGCGTTCGCAGGCTGGTCTATGCCGCTGACCTATCCGGCCGGCGTGATGAAGGAGCACCTTCACACGCGCGAACAGGCCGGCCTGTTCGATATTTCTCACATGAAGCTGTTCGAAGTATCCGGACCCGACGCCGCGGCGCTGTTGTCGAAGGCCTGCCCGCTCCATGCCAATGGCCTCGACGTTTCCCAGTCGAAGCTGACTTTCTTCCTGAACGATCAGGCCGGAATCCTCGACGACCTGATCGTAACCAGGCTCGGCGCCGACCGCTTCATGGTCGTGGCCAATGCCGGAAATGCGGCAGCCGACGAGGCGCATCTGCGCAATCTGGCGAAGGACTTCGACTGCAAGGTCGATCCGCTCGAGCGCGTATTCCTGGCCATTCAGGGACCGGAGGCCTGGGCGGTGCTTTCCCGCGCCGGGATCGAGACGGGATCGCTGACCTTCATGCACGGCGTCGAGCCGCGCGAAAACTGGTTCATGAGCCGATCGGGCTATACCGGCGAGGACGGCTTCGAGATCGGCATGCCGGAAGCCGACGCACGGGTGCTGGTGGAGAAGCTGCTGGCCGACGACCGCGTCATGTGGATCGGGCTTGCGGCGCGCGACAGCCTGCGGCTTGAAGCCGGGCTATGCCTGCACGGACAGGACATCACGCCCGAGACCGATCCGGCGAGCGCGGCGCTGATGTGGGCCATTCCCAAGGATCTCCGCGCCACCGGCGCATTCGTCGGCGCGGAAGCGCTGCGCGAGATCGTTGCGCGCGGACCGGCGGAAAAGCGGGTCGGCTTGAAGCCGGAAGGCCGCCAGCCGGTGCGCGCCGGGGCGCAGCTTTTCGACGACGCCGGCAATCCGGCCGGCCGGGTCACCTCGGGCGGCTTCGGTCCTTCGGTCGGACACCCGGTCGCCATGGGCTACGTCTCGGCCGGCTTGGCCAAGCCCGGCACGAAGCTTTTCGCAGATGTGCGCGGCGCCAAGATCGCCGTCGA